The Niastella koreensis GR20-10 genome includes a window with the following:
- a CDS encoding PA0069 family radical SAM protein has protein sequence MKEKKQDSYRVTPKKMDEPDNYKKGRGAQINTKNRFLKDQHVREHVEGIDDWTEKQEPTQYLEQEAKSLVNKVTSPDVGMWYSMNPYMGCEHGCIYCYARNAHEYWGYSAGLDFERKIIVKMNAPQLLRKYLMHPKWEGVPISLSGNTDCYQPAEQKYRLTRSLLEVCNSFNQPVGIISKNGGMVRDKDILKEMANKKLASVMVTITSLNEDLRRVMEPRTTTSMQRLRLIKELSEEGIPVGVMMGPMIPGLNDHEMQRIMLAAKEHGATSAAYTFVRLNGSVKLLFHDWLYKNFPDRADKVWHMIEQSHGGQVNDTRFGVRMRGEGDIAEIISQQYRKYGKLYGMNAEELDLDTTTFRRPGAQGRLFD, from the coding sequence ATGAAAGAAAAAAAGCAGGACAGTTACCGGGTTACCCCGAAGAAGATGGACGAGCCTGATAATTATAAAAAAGGCCGGGGTGCCCAGATCAATACAAAAAACCGTTTTCTGAAAGACCAGCATGTGCGCGAACATGTAGAGGGCATTGACGACTGGACAGAAAAGCAGGAACCCACCCAATACCTGGAGCAGGAAGCCAAGAGCCTGGTAAATAAAGTGACCAGTCCCGATGTGGGCATGTGGTACAGCATGAACCCTTATATGGGTTGCGAACATGGTTGTATCTATTGTTATGCCCGCAATGCACATGAGTACTGGGGTTATAGCGCGGGGCTTGATTTTGAAAGAAAGATCATTGTAAAAATGAATGCCCCGCAACTGCTGCGTAAGTATTTAATGCATCCCAAATGGGAGGGTGTGCCTATTAGTTTAAGTGGTAATACCGATTGTTATCAGCCAGCCGAACAAAAATACCGGTTAACCAGGTCCTTACTGGAAGTATGCAATTCCTTTAACCAGCCGGTAGGCATTATCAGTAAAAATGGCGGCATGGTGCGGGATAAAGATATTCTGAAAGAAATGGCCAATAAGAAACTGGCTTCGGTGATGGTTACTATTACCTCACTGAATGAAGACCTGCGGCGGGTAATGGAGCCACGCACTACCACCTCCATGCAACGCCTGCGGCTGATAAAGGAGTTAAGCGAGGAAGGTATTCCGGTAGGCGTGATGATGGGCCCTATGATACCGGGGTTGAACGATCATGAGATGCAACGCATTATGCTTGCAGCGAAAGAGCATGGAGCCACTTCTGCTGCTTATACGTTTGTGCGATTGAATGGATCGGTTAAATTACTGTTTCACGACTGGTTATATAAAAACTTTCCCGACCGGGCCGATAAGGTATGGCATATGATCGAGCAAAGCCACGGCGGTCAGGTAAATGATACCAGATTTGGTGTTAGGATGCGTGGGGAAGGCGATATTGCTGAGATCATCTCCCAACAATATCGCAAATATGGTAAACTGTATGGAATGAACGCTGAAGAACTTGATCTGGATACGACCACCTTCAGACGACCGGGCGCTCAGGGAAGGTTATTTGACTGA
- a CDS encoding sensor histidine kinase yields the protein MDTQEKELYQSLLIVVSVVGITLLYFIITIIRYQRRSLKLHKEKIQAEIDTLEKERRRIASDLHDELGPLLSAVKLQINSLNTTDPDDEAVISKSSTHLDSIIRKLREISNNLMPNTLVRKGLQKAITEFIDNNRNVYGLEIRFICEQEIHLNQYKEVNIYRIIQEILHNTIKHAQATLLIVKIVTEGNRLLLMTADNGKGFDYFTKVKDNPGLGLRNLQSRTEVMGGELTCHSEPGKGTTYTIEIPL from the coding sequence ATGGATACCCAGGAAAAAGAACTTTACCAGTCTCTTCTGATAGTAGTTAGTGTAGTGGGTATAACCTTGCTTTATTTTATTATCACTATCATCCGCTATCAGCGTCGCAGCCTGAAACTGCATAAGGAAAAAATACAGGCTGAAATTGATACATTGGAAAAAGAACGCCGACGTATTGCCTCTGATCTTCACGATGAATTGGGCCCCCTGCTGTCTGCCGTAAAACTTCAAATAAACAGTCTTAATACCACCGACCCCGACGATGAGGCCGTAATCAGTAAATCGAGTACCCATTTGGATAGTATTATCCGTAAACTGCGGGAAATTTCCAATAACCTGATGCCGAATACCCTGGTTCGAAAGGGATTGCAGAAGGCCATTACCGAGTTTATTGATAATAACCGCAATGTATACGGATTAGAAATTAGATTTATATGTGAGCAGGAGATTCACCTCAACCAATACAAAGAGGTCAATATCTACCGCATTATCCAGGAAATTCTTCACAATACCATTAAACACGCCCAGGCAACCCTGTTGATTGTCAAAATTGTAACCGAGGGTAACCGCCTTTTACTCATGACCGCAGATAATGGAAAAGGTTTTGATTATTTTACTAAAGTAAAAGACAATCCCGGCCTTGGACTTCGTAACTTGCAGAGTAGGACCGAAGTGATGGGCGGTGAACTTACCTGTCATTCTGAACCTGGTAAGGGCACCACATATACAATTGAAATTCCTCTTTGA
- a CDS encoding response regulator transcription factor: MKTYGNIKVAIADDHEIFRDGLRAMLQKQQDILLVGEAANGKELIEQVISQEPDIVISDVKMPVMDGAAATRHLAEHYPHVGIIALTMFDEEDLIIDMLEAGARGYLLKNADKNEIIEAIKSVYQQQPYYCRHTSNKLAQMVAKSKFNPYKQKQKPEFNEREIDIVADICNGLTSKQIAEKIFLSVRTVEGLRLKIMEKMEVKNTAGIIIYAIKNNLYKPGNI, translated from the coding sequence ATGAAAACATATGGCAATATAAAAGTTGCTATTGCTGACGATCATGAGATTTTTCGCGACGGGTTGCGGGCAATGTTACAAAAGCAGCAGGACATTTTATTGGTAGGCGAAGCCGCCAATGGCAAAGAATTGATTGAACAGGTAATATCGCAGGAACCTGATATTGTTATCAGCGATGTGAAAATGCCGGTAATGGATGGGGCTGCCGCTACCCGCCATTTGGCCGAGCATTACCCCCACGTTGGCATTATTGCCTTAACCATGTTCGATGAAGAGGACCTGATTATTGATATGCTGGAAGCGGGCGCCCGCGGTTATCTTTTAAAAAATGCCGATAAGAACGAGATAATAGAAGCCATCAAATCGGTTTACCAGCAACAACCCTATTATTGCCGGCATACCTCCAACAAACTGGCACAGATGGTGGCCAAAAGCAAGTTCAATCCATACAAACAAAAGCAGAAACCGGAGTTCAATGAACGGGAAATTGATATTGTTGCCGATATCTGTAATGGCCTTACCAGCAAGCAAATTGCTGAAAAGATCTTCCTGAGTGTACGTACAGTGGAAGGCTTGAGGTTAAAGATCATGGAAAAAATGGAAGTAAAGAACACCGCTGGTATTATCATTTATGCCATCAAGAACAACCTGTACAAACCCGGAAACATCTAA